The segment cacatatttattattatatatattaaaagtaaTTATCCTATTTTATGTTCACCACTTAAACCTTAACATTGAATATTATTGTAAAGGCAAAggtaatataaaagaaaaaaaaaaaaaatgaaataataaaatatatacatacatgtatatttttttgttttaacattttatttgttttcCCATTCAACTCTTTTTCttaacaaaagaaaaaaaaaaaataatttctaTTCACCCAAATTTTGTTTCtacattattttcataGTTCTCCATTCATAATAGCAGTCAAAATgattaattaaaatatataatttttacaacataaaaaaaaaaaaaaaaaaaaaaaaagtatgCTTGAAACTTTCATATTCATGTTTTTATTAGGAAGAATATGATGTCATTTTTTCCCTCattcataaaattaaaacaagaataaaaaaataaaaatatatataatataaatacaataaaatatgtatatatgagtatataatagtatttattatttttgaaacataacaattaaaaaaaataaagtaaaataaaaatgaacatatatatatatatatatatatatatttatttatttatttatttatttgNNNNNNNNNNNNNNNNNNNNNNNNNNNNNNNNNNNNNNNNNNNNNNNNNNNNNNNNNNNNNNNNNNNNNNNNNNNNNNNNNNNNNNNNNNNNNNNNNNNNTTCCATACAAAATCaaaagttaaaaaaaaaaaagaaaatattattttaaagtatagtttattttctattatatatattattattatcattttattttttccctttttaACATCCAAATACTAATGGCAAGGAACAAACAAATCcaatatttaaaattcCATTAGtcaaataaaatgtaattaAAAGCACGAAATAACCTGCATATGttcatcatataataattatagggtatattttattttcacATGTCAATATGCTTTTAAGAGtaatttattatctatttattttatataatcttACTCAATATAGAAGATAAGGCTAAGACTGTATGATTTTTTGTGTTGCCTAAAATAAATTGAAAAATTTAACATTTCACTATAAACATTTAAATTGAAATACCTATacatatatagatatacacatatatatgttctCACCAAAAATTCCCATATACACAAAATATGGTAATAGTAATAACAACAACAGTGTTACATATACTTTCATAATAACATTAGAAACCTGAAATGacaaaattaatttttctcTATGAGTTCATTcattaaaatgaaaatgtatttatatgaataatataaataaaaataaattgatatatatatatatatatatatatatatgtgtatgtgtatttattttagTACTTGATTTATGGCATATGCCTTGTCCACAGTTTTGCTCCATATatctataaaaataaatccAATCCATTTATATACCACCTTATTACTTTTTGaaaatttagaaaaaaaagaaaaaaatatacttttatatttttcatttcttttatattaaacctattttattttttatttgaacAAATCTTGAATCGTCACTGTGGACAATCCGAGATAAGAAATCAGCGGATGGAGAGGATGctatgaaaaataaaataaataaatataaacataaatatatatatatatttatttatttatttttatttttttttttatatttatgcaTATATTTAGTGTACAAGTCCAAATTACAGACATACTAAattaacataaaaatattgttaatatatattaaccaaaaaaataagtGAAACTTTTAAAGTCATCATCCAAGTAGACATCTTGCTTTTGAATTATACAATTAAcattaaattttttgtaaaacacaaaaaataaaataattagAAAGGGAGATATCCTCATTTTGTTAacatatagaaaaaaacaaaattaaaacgaaacacaatatatatgtaattaaTCTTATGTTTAAgttgtttaaaaaaaaaaaaaaaaaaaattaagacAGATGGATAGATCTACacacatatgtatataaatgtgaacctgtttttatattctaacatatatatatatatataattatatcaCAGTTTTAgttttatgtatattacataaaaggtttatttactttttcttaaagaataaaacataatacatgtaaaaaataagataGCACATGGGAATTAGAAgattaattataatgtatgtacataacttttttatatgttcaaaagaaaaaaaatattcagTAGGTTGGCATATGATAgttatattacaaaaaaaagaaaaaaaaaaaaaatacatatatatatatatatatatatatatattcatttatatatacatatccATTGGGATGTTCCTAAAAAAAGGTCTATTTTTACAATAGTTATGagaaattaatatttttttgccaagtaattatattcatatatcgaagaaaatatatgtgataTTGTTCTAATAAATAGAACATTTTCGATCCTTCAAAGATCATCCTTATTTATTACCTTTTTAATATGCTCTAATTTGGTAAGGAGACTATTAGTAGATGTGTTGCTTAAGGtttttttccttctttTTTCATCACATTTTTCactaatatatttaatatctGTAATTAAAGTGTCgtataatttattaatatctaCATCATTAATTTCTATAGAATTTTCTACAGAcattttattcttttcaaTATAAAGTGGATCTCCATATCTGTCTTGATATATTTCATTCAATTCATCATTAcaacataaaataatagaaTTGGTATCGACcataaaatttaatataaatcttaactctttaaaaatattacttTCCTCGCATTTCTCTGTAACATCTAAACAAAGATTCATTATATCGGGTGAAAGATATAAAGGAAGAGCATAGTGATTTTCTTCTACATGTTGactaaaatataataagaataataaatatatgcatCCTGCTTGAaattgtataatattatttgtatataattttatatatttattattattttcatcgaaactatttttaaatacatGTTTCCAAGATAACCACAATGTTTCCCAtgatgaaatattattttcgTATTTCGattttgttaatattaaagaaaattttgtttctttaaataataaactaaacaaatataaatcttTATGCTCtccattttttattttatgtttcTTAGTCATCCATAGATCTAAAAGATTTTCTATATCTTCcacattatatttatatcgTCCTGGTAAACATACTGGTACGTAAAAATCACCACAAATATCTCCTACCctttgaatatatttttcttcatttacGAAATCGATCGtatacattatttatatatttaatataaaatattcatatgttcaaattttatgtatgtttttatatatctgTGATCATTTGGATACATTCAAtcattaaatttatttaaaatatgtttttttttttttttcattcttataaataaaacctgttcaaaattttatataattagaaatataaatatataaaaatatatataatatatatatatatttatattgtcTCAATTTTTTGAGTAGTGTTTTCTCTTTTTCCCCTCATCtttgaaaattttaaatgCCATATAATTTgggaaatatataacatatatatatatatatatatatatttgtatatttatgtaaGTTTTATTTTTNNNNNNNNNNNNNNNNNNNNNNNNNNNNNNNNNNNNNNNNNNNNNNNNNNNNNNNNNNNNNNNNNNNNNNNNNNNNNNNNNNNNNNNNNNNNNNNNNNNNtttttttttaaatatggAACTATATGTTACGAGCTCAAGGTCGATTATACCTTTTGCCGATTTTAAGTGTCATAAATAGTTTTCTTCTGGTTAagatattttttgaaaaacTTGTAAGATGGttgtttataatatatatatatatatatatatattgcCTATCCTGTGTTTAACAAGTTCAAATGTATGATTGATTTATGTTATCCAgaagcaaaaaaaaataaaataaaattatagaaattattatatattatatataatttataataaagttatattcataagaaaaaaaaaaaaaaaaacatgtatgatatatataaaatatatgaataaaaaataattagccctatatttaattattatcagAATATGGATAGGCAAGTTATAAACTTAGAAGAAATATTACCTTTTTCATATACAAGAGATGTTGAACTTGTTCCCATGTATTGTTTTGAAGTTAAAAAGGAAGTTGCTAAAGACGctttaaatattatgaaagattatattaataatcaattatatgataaatataatcatttGAAGAGATGTCGAAAATGTACGGATTCGGTTCAAATTTTGATAG is part of the Plasmodium reichenowi strain SY57 chromosome 12, whole genome shotgun sequence genome and harbors:
- a CDS encoding hypothetical protein (conserved Plasmodium protein, unknown function), with amino-acid sequence MYTIDFVNEEKYIQRVGDICGDFYVPVCLPGRYKYNVEDIENLLDLWMTKKHKIKNGEHKDLYLFSLLFKETKFSLILTKSKYENNISSWETLWLSWKHVFKNSFDENNNKYIKLYTNNIIQFQAGCIYLLFLLYFSQHVEENHYALPLYLSPDIMNLCLDVTEKCEESNIFKELRFILNFMVDTNSIILCCNDELNEIYQDRYGDPLYIEKNKMSVENSIEINDVDINKLYDTLITDIKYISEKCDEKRRKKTLSNTSTNSLLTKLEHIKKVINKDDL
- a CDS encoding putative membrane protein (conserved Plasmodium membrane protein, unknown function); amino-acid sequence: MRISPFLIILFFVFYKKFNVNCIIQKQDVYLDDDFKSFTYFFASSPSADFLSRIVHSDDSRFVQIKNKIDIWSKTVDKAYAINQVSNVIMKVYVTLLLLLLLPYFVYMGIFGNTKNHTVLALSSILSYFVLLITFYLTNGILNIGFVCSLPLVFG